The Phycisphaerales bacterium sequence CAGCGAAGGCAAGGCCCTCCTCAAGTTCTACGACGAAGGCCTCGAGGGCTACACCTACCTCGAAGGCTGACCTTCACGACCCCACACTCCCCACGACGCCGGGACTGAGCCGCGCCCTCACGACGCCGGGACTGAGCCGCGCCATCACGACGCCGGGACTGAGCCGCTCTGGGCGAAGTCCCGGATTGGCGGCGACTTCGCACGTTCGTTGATCGCGCACGCGCTACACCCGCCGCAGCGCGTACCGGCTCACCACCGCCCGCTCCCCACCATCCACAAACTCCACCAGCACGCTGTTCATCCGCCGCGCCCGCGCCACCACGCGGCAGCGCCGCCCCTTCCACTCGGGCCTGTACTTGCCCCAGCTGTACACATACACCTGCGACGAACCCATCACGCACTCCGCAGCAGCGCCAAGCTCGACCGCGTCGGCCGCGTCACCTGCTCGAACGTGCACTGCCGCGCTGCCTTGTCCGGCCGCCACCGCAAAAACTTCGTCCCGTGCCGGAACCGCCCCTCGCTGAAGTGGTCGTACCGCACCTCGCACACCAGCACCGGCCGCAGCGCCTGCCACTCCATGCTCCGCTTGCTGCTCCAGCGGCTCGGACCGCCCGGAGCGTTCCCCGTGAACCCCCCACCACCGCCCGCGGGAACAACCAGCTCCATCAACAGCGGCGCCAGCCGCCGCTTCTCCGCCGCCTCAAAGCTGCTCGTGAACCCCACGTGGTCCAGCTTCCCTTCCGCGTTGTACAGCCCCAGCAGCAGCGAGCCCACCTCCGGTCGCTCGGGCGTGCTCTTCTCCGCGAAGCGGAACCCGCCCACCACGCAGTCCGCCGATTGCAGCCGCTTGATCTTCTGCATCCCCGTCCGCTCGCCGCTCTGGTAGCTCATGTCCAGCCGCTTGGCGATGACGCCGTCGATCCCCGTCGCCCCCTTCAGCCACGCCTGCGCCGCCCGTGCCTCCAGCGTCGCCGGCGACAGCGGCAGCCGCGCATCGGTCAGGTACCGCGCCGCGAACTTCTCCAGCGCCGCCCGCCGCTCCCGCAGCACCAGTCCCGTCAGGTCCCGCCCGCGCTCGTCCACCAGCAGGTCGAACACCACCATCATCGCCGGGTGCTCGTTGCTCAGCCTCAGCACGCGGCTCTCCGCCGGGTGGATCCGCATCAGCAGCTGCTCGAACGACGAGCTCTGCCCGTACGGCACGATCAGCTCGCCGTCGATCACAAACTTTTCCGCCCTCACCGCCCGCAGCAGCGCCGCCACCTCCGGGAAGTACCGCGTGAGGTCCTGCCCCGACTTGCTCCACATCTTCACCGACTCACCGTCCCGGTACGAAAGGCACCGGAACCCGTCCCACTTGGGCTCGTACTGCCACGCCCCCATCACCGGCAGTTCCG is a genomic window containing:
- a CDS encoding ATP-dependent DNA ligase; the protein is MLPIPSPLPPMEALSVPELPVMGAWQYEPKWDGFRCLSYRDGESVKMWSKSGQDLTRYFPEVAALLRAVRAEKFVIDGELIVPYGQSSSFEQLLMRIHPAESRVLRLSNEHPAMMVVFDLLVDERGRDLTGLVLRERRAALEKFAARYLTDARLPLSPATLEARAAQAWLKGATGIDGVIAKRLDMSYQSGERTGMQKIKRLQSADCVVGGFRFAEKSTPERPEVGSLLLGLYNAEGKLDHVGFTSSFEAAEKRRLAPLLMELVVPAGGGGGFTGNAPGGPSRWSSKRSMEWQALRPVLVCEVRYDHFSEGRFRHGTKFLRWRPDKAARQCTFEQVTRPTRSSLALLRSA